In the genome of Candidatus Palauibacter australiensis, one region contains:
- a CDS encoding glycosyl hydrolase codes for MRHHDHSPSLGILFSIFLIPALACAEPDDLPDRDAAAGLGGGSVDASVLEVLEWRPIGPWRGGKSIAGAGHPTEPGVFYMGSTNGGGVWKTDDAGVSWHNLSDGYFGTTTVSSLAISESDPDILYVGTGDVSFRTNISRGDGIYRSDDAGRTWRNMGLADTRNLSAIEVHPRDPDLVYAASHGHGFIPDENRGVYRSRDGGETWERVLYVDDETGVIDLVMDRSAPGTLYAATWNGRRFPWTIKDAGPDNGVWKTTDGGDTWEDISAAPGLPAGLKGRISLDISRSRPNRVWALMTAEGDGTGGLYTADAPGQADWLPCRDYYCSGNGLYRSEDGGRSWERVADNPNFFQRPWYYTHVVADPTDPDVVYVLNTSIWKSTDGGESFAALTTLPHGDHHALWIDPADSRRMLGGGDGGTTVTLNGGRTWSSVENQPTGQMYNASVDDDFPYNVCAPQQDNTSICVPSRSDEGAIWDYQRWTTAAAENGGIAVHPDRLDVSYGGDHHWIARVDRSTGERRWISVWGENYYGTGEDQLRYRQVWDVKLFLSPHDPDVMYTATQYVHRSTDEGASWADISPDLTRADETRFEATLPSDRGEFWGLTRENVGIEWYAAIASIAESPVREGVLWTGSNDGLVYISTDGGGNWEDVTPPDMEPDTWVSVVEASRHDPAAAYVSANRHMMGDDAPSVWATADYGATWRRIDADFPEDDFVWVVREDDEQPGLLYAGAEWSGVWVSLDDGQNWRSLRLNLPVTPVRDLKVKEGDIVAATHGRAHWVLDDISPLRQLAAAGAALRADGGGPDVDDGVRLFTPRPTIRFREMVTRATFGGLFMPNPPSGVVLRYYLPGAPEGEVRLSIHEAGDDGAEGEEIRTFSSRGAAPEAGPDLIDPADLVEPGLLAEAGANVFEWDMRYPEPVDWVPKTLYRHRDPYGPLAPPGRYEARLAVDGETFTVPFEIVPDPRVTTPQAEFDEQFGFLMAIREKIGENHRAVMRIHNLRRRIVEAIEAAAGTEGGSEIAGAGAELDARLWEIEDQLRQFRPSREHRAKQELINWPVRLDDKFAKLLEHAEASDAAPTSRDRMLFDDLSERQEEQIEELGFIEEGEAARFFDAAERGS; via the coding sequence ATGCGCCATCACGATCACTCGCCGTCGCTCGGGATCCTCTTCTCCATCTTCCTCATTCCCGCCCTGGCCTGTGCGGAGCCGGACGACCTGCCGGATCGGGACGCGGCCGCCGGGCTGGGGGGCGGTTCGGTCGACGCGTCGGTGCTCGAGGTGCTGGAGTGGCGGCCCATCGGCCCGTGGCGAGGCGGCAAGTCCATCGCCGGAGCCGGGCATCCGACGGAGCCCGGCGTGTTCTACATGGGGAGCACCAACGGGGGCGGCGTCTGGAAGACGGACGACGCCGGGGTAAGCTGGCACAACCTGTCGGACGGGTACTTCGGGACGACGACGGTCTCTTCGCTGGCGATCTCGGAGTCGGACCCTGACATCCTCTACGTCGGCACGGGGGATGTCTCGTTCCGCACCAACATCTCGCGCGGCGACGGCATCTACCGCTCCGACGACGCCGGACGCACATGGCGGAACATGGGGCTGGCGGACACCCGCAACCTCTCCGCGATCGAGGTCCACCCGCGCGATCCCGACCTCGTCTACGCCGCCTCTCACGGGCACGGGTTCATCCCGGACGAGAACCGCGGCGTGTACCGCTCCCGCGACGGCGGCGAGACGTGGGAGCGCGTCCTGTACGTGGACGACGAAACGGGGGTCATCGACCTGGTCATGGACCGGAGCGCGCCCGGCACGCTCTATGCGGCGACGTGGAACGGGCGCCGATTCCCGTGGACGATCAAGGATGCCGGGCCCGACAACGGGGTGTGGAAGACGACGGACGGGGGCGACACCTGGGAGGACATCTCGGCGGCCCCCGGACTTCCCGCCGGCCTGAAGGGACGGATCTCGCTCGACATCTCCCGGTCGCGGCCGAATCGCGTGTGGGCGCTGATGACCGCCGAGGGGGACGGGACGGGCGGCCTCTACACCGCCGACGCGCCCGGCCAGGCGGACTGGCTCCCGTGCCGCGACTACTACTGCTCCGGCAACGGGCTCTACCGCTCCGAGGACGGCGGCCGCAGCTGGGAGCGCGTGGCCGACAACCCCAACTTCTTCCAGCGCCCGTGGTACTACACGCACGTCGTGGCCGACCCCACGGATCCGGACGTCGTGTACGTGCTCAACACCTCGATCTGGAAGTCGACGGACGGGGGCGAGAGCTTCGCCGCCCTCACGACGCTCCCGCACGGCGATCACCATGCACTGTGGATCGACCCCGCGGATTCGCGCCGCATGCTGGGCGGGGGCGACGGCGGCACGACCGTGACGCTCAACGGCGGCCGCACCTGGTCGTCGGTCGAGAACCAGCCCACGGGGCAGATGTACAACGCCTCCGTCGACGACGACTTCCCCTACAACGTGTGCGCGCCCCAGCAGGACAACACCAGCATCTGCGTGCCCAGCCGTTCCGACGAGGGGGCAATCTGGGACTACCAGCGCTGGACGACGGCGGCGGCGGAGAACGGGGGGATCGCGGTCCACCCGGACCGGCTCGACGTGAGCTACGGGGGCGACCACCACTGGATCGCGCGCGTGGACCGCTCGACGGGCGAGCGCCGCTGGATCTCGGTCTGGGGCGAGAACTACTACGGCACCGGCGAGGACCAGCTCCGCTACCGCCAGGTGTGGGACGTCAAGCTCTTCCTCTCGCCCCACGACCCCGATGTGATGTACACGGCCACACAGTACGTCCACCGCTCGACGGATGAGGGCGCGAGTTGGGCGGACATCTCCCCCGACCTCACGCGCGCCGACGAAACCCGCTTCGAAGCGACGCTCCCCTCCGATCGCGGCGAGTTCTGGGGCCTCACGCGGGAAAACGTGGGGATCGAGTGGTACGCCGCGATCGCGAGCATCGCCGAGTCGCCCGTGCGGGAAGGAGTGCTGTGGACGGGCTCGAACGATGGCCTCGTTTACATCTCGACGGACGGCGGAGGGAACTGGGAGGACGTCACGCCACCCGACATGGAGCCCGACACCTGGGTGAGCGTCGTCGAGGCCTCGCGGCACGATCCGGCGGCGGCCTACGTGTCCGCCAACCGGCACATGATGGGCGACGACGCCCCGTCGGTGTGGGCAACGGCCGACTACGGGGCCACCTGGCGCCGCATCGACGCGGACTTCCCCGAGGACGACTTCGTGTGGGTGGTTCGAGAGGACGACGAGCAGCCCGGGCTTCTCTACGCCGGCGCGGAATGGAGCGGCGTGTGGGTGAGCCTGGACGACGGGCAGAACTGGCGCTCGCTGCGGCTAAACCTGCCCGTCACGCCGGTGCGCGACCTCAAGGTGAAGGAGGGCGACATCGTCGCGGCCACGCACGGGCGCGCGCACTGGGTGCTCGACGACATCTCGCCGCTGCGGCAACTGGCGGCGGCGGGCGCAGCGCTGCGGGCCGACGGCGGAGGGCCGGACGTGGACGATGGCGTGCGTCTGTTCACGCCGCGGCCCACGATCCGCTTCCGCGAGATGGTCACGCGGGCGACGTTCGGCGGCCTCTTCATGCCGAATCCGCCGAGCGGCGTCGTCTTACGCTACTACCTGCCCGGCGCCCCCGAGGGGGAGGTCCGCCTGTCGATCCACGAGGCGGGTGACGACGGGGCCGAGGGGGAGGAGATCCGCACCTTCTCGAGCCGGGGCGCCGCCCCCGAGGCAGGGCCGGATCTCATCGACCCGGCGGATCTGGTGGAGCCGGGGCTCCTAGCAGAGGCCGGAGCCAACGTGTTCGAATGGGACATGCGCTATCCGGAGCCCGTGGACTGGGTTCCGAAAACGCTCTACCGGCACCGCGACCCGTACGGGCCGCTGGCGCCCCCGGGCCGCTACGAGGCGCGCCTGGCGGTGGACGGCGAGACGTTCACGGTCCCGTTCGAGATCGTGCCGGACCCGCGCGTGACGACGCCGCAGGCCGAGTTCGACGAGCAGTTCGGCTTCCTGATGGCGATCCGGGAGAAGATCGGCGAGAACCACCGCGCCGTGATGCGCATCCACAACCTCCGGCGAAGGATCGTAGAGGCGATCGAGGCCGCCGCCGGCACGGAGGGCGGCTCCGAAATCGCCGGCGCCGGGGCCGAACTCGACGCCCGGCTGTGGGAGATCGAGGACCAGTTGCGTCAGTTCCGGCCCTCGCGAGAGCACCGGGCCAAGCAGGAACTCATCAACTGGCCGGTCCGTCTCGACGACAAGTTCGCGAAGCTGCTCGAACATGCCGAGGCATCGGATGCGGCCCCGACGTCGCGCGACCGCATGCTGTTCGACGACCTGTCCGAGCGTCAGGAGGAACAGATCGAGGAACTCGGCTTCATCGAGGAAGGCGAGGCGGCCCGCTTCTTCGACGCCGCCGAACGCGGAAGCTAG
- a CDS encoding type II toxin-antitoxin system prevent-host-death family antitoxin: MTTVSISSLKANLSRYLRHVRRGGEIQILDRGVPVARLIAARPGGDDAVRDRLIADGLLRPRSGSAASILDHPPMKLSTSISQALAEDRADRL; the protein is encoded by the coding sequence ATGACTACAGTATCGATTTCGTCTCTCAAGGCCAATCTCTCGCGTTACCTTCGCCACGTCCGGCGGGGCGGCGAGATTCAGATCCTCGACCGCGGGGTGCCGGTCGCCAGGTTGATCGCGGCCCGGCCGGGGGGCGACGACGCCGTGCGCGACCGGCTGATTGCCGATGGTCTTCTCCGGCCCCGCTCGGGATCGGCCGCATCGATTCTCGACCATCCTCCCATGAAACTGTCGACGAGCATTTCGCAAGCCTTGGCGGAGGACCGGGCCGACCGGCTGTGA
- a CDS encoding type II toxin-antitoxin system VapC family toxin translates to MVSEPGSRLARAWLLEDDHVVTWAWTRTEITSAIERCTREGTLTRGERRTALDRLRGFAAGWDEIIDLLAVRARANAVLARHPLRAADAGHLGAALLVNEQLSDPLVFLCFDQRLCDAAEREGLGVAASGD, encoded by the coding sequence ATGGTCTCCGAGCCTGGGAGCCGGTTGGCTCGAGCGTGGCTCCTCGAAGACGATCACGTCGTGACTTGGGCCTGGACCCGGACGGAGATCACGAGCGCGATCGAAAGGTGCACGCGCGAAGGGACGCTGACCCGGGGGGAGCGGCGGACGGCTCTCGACCGCCTTCGTGGCTTCGCCGCCGGCTGGGACGAAATCATCGATTTGCTTGCCGTCCGCGCCCGGGCGAACGCGGTGCTGGCCCGGCACCCCCTCCGGGCTGCCGATGCCGGCCACCTTGGCGCCGCCCTGCTGGTGAACGAGCAACTCTCGGATCCGCTCGTTTTCCTTTGCTTCGATCAGCGTCTTTGCGACGCCGCCGAGCGGGAAGGCCTCGGCGTGGCCGCCAGCGGCGATTGA